One Aneurinibacillus migulanus genomic region harbors:
- a CDS encoding FecCD family ABC transporter permease, whose protein sequence is MRLALYGRPRFVMVVLLAIIVAVFFISLNSGSITISPLEVLRTLIGRGDEQQELVLFQFRLPRMIIALLIGFGLAVSGVILQGLSRNALADPGIMGINAGAGLAVVLFMYLVFESKDVQGLSTMTIPFFAFCGAIITAFLIFMFAWKKGITPIRLILVGIAVAAGIGAVNTILSLKLAGENFMYATIWLTGSLWGTSWTFVIAILPWILILVPYAIMKARYLNVLNLGDTIATGVGVCVELERLKLILASAGLAGACVAAGGGIGFIGLMAPHIARRLVGPKHQVLIPTATLVGALLLLTADLIARNILVRAEIPVGIVISIIGAPYFLYLLMKTKT, encoded by the coding sequence ATGCGGTTGGCTCTGTATGGAAGACCAAGATTTGTAATGGTAGTGTTGCTGGCTATCATTGTTGCGGTATTTTTTATTAGCCTAAATTCAGGTTCTATAACGATTTCCCCGCTTGAAGTGCTGAGGACGTTGATAGGGAGAGGGGATGAACAGCAGGAGCTTGTTCTGTTCCAATTCCGACTACCCCGCATGATTATTGCTTTGTTAATCGGTTTTGGACTTGCTGTATCGGGTGTCATACTGCAGGGATTATCGAGAAACGCATTAGCAGATCCGGGTATTATGGGCATTAATGCAGGAGCCGGTCTGGCAGTTGTCCTGTTTATGTATCTTGTTTTCGAGTCCAAAGACGTGCAAGGACTTTCGACGATGACGATTCCATTCTTTGCTTTTTGTGGTGCGATAATCACAGCCTTTCTAATTTTTATGTTCGCCTGGAAAAAGGGAATTACGCCTATCCGTCTCATTCTAGTTGGGATTGCTGTAGCGGCTGGTATTGGTGCGGTGAATACCATTCTTTCACTAAAATTGGCCGGTGAAAACTTTATGTATGCGACCATATGGCTTACAGGAAGCCTATGGGGAACGAGTTGGACATTTGTTATTGCTATTCTTCCCTGGATTCTTATTCTCGTTCCTTATGCTATTATGAAAGCTCGTTATCTTAATGTTCTGAACCTTGGAGATACGATTGCGACAGGTGTTGGCGTATGTGTCGAGCTGGAGCGGCTTAAGCTGATACTTGCAAGTGCGGGGTTGGCGGGAGCCTGCGTAGCAGCAGGGGGCGGAATCGGGTTTATTGGCCTGATGGCTCCTCACATTGCAAGACGTTTGGTAGGCCCCAAGCATCAAGTGTTGATTCCTACGGCTACTCTTGTTGGCGCGCTTCTTCTGTTGACAGCTGACTTGATTGCACGAAATATCCTTGTACGTGCTGAGATTCCGGTAGGAATTGTTATTTCGATTATCGGTGCACCATATTTTCTATATTTATTAATGAAGACAAAAACATAG
- the thyA gene encoding thymidylate synthase encodes MSIADIIYKDLVSDILENGEWDKDQKVRTRWEDGTPAYTKSVISKQITFDNSEVPILTTKKVAWKSAIHELLWFYVKRTSDCAYLDENNVTIWKEWTSANNNIGKAYGYQLGKPIMLKGKITNQVHHLIEELMTNPASRRHVISLWNIDDLDQMALYPCVWNNQWLVKQGKLHLIVQIRSNDLALGNPFNVFQYYVLQRMMSQVTGYELGTLTFNINDLHIYERHIEPLQEQIQREAYAAPELRINPDVKNFDDFTIDDFELVNYQYHPAIKMEVAI; translated from the coding sequence ATGAGTATAGCAGATATCATATATAAGGATTTAGTCAGCGACATACTAGAAAACGGAGAGTGGGATAAAGATCAAAAAGTACGGACGAGATGGGAGGACGGTACGCCGGCTTATACGAAAAGTGTCATTTCAAAGCAGATTACATTCGATAATTCAGAGGTGCCTATTCTCACGACGAAAAAGGTGGCTTGGAAATCTGCTATCCACGAGCTTCTCTGGTTTTACGTCAAACGGACAAGCGATTGTGCATATCTTGACGAAAACAATGTCACCATATGGAAAGAATGGACAAGCGCCAACAATAACATTGGTAAGGCGTATGGTTATCAGCTCGGCAAGCCTATTATGCTGAAAGGCAAAATAACGAATCAGGTTCATCACTTAATTGAAGAACTGATGACCAATCCCGCATCCAGAAGGCATGTTATCTCTTTATGGAATATTGACGATCTTGATCAGATGGCATTGTATCCTTGCGTTTGGAACAACCAATGGCTTGTTAAGCAGGGAAAACTGCATCTTATCGTTCAGATTCGGTCTAATGACCTGGCCTTAGGAAATCCGTTTAATGTATTCCAATATTACGTGCTTCAAAGAATGATGTCCCAGGTTACAGGGTATGAGCTGGGCACACTAACGTTCAATATTAATGACTTACATATTTACGAGCGTCATATCGAGCCTCTGCAAGAGCAAATCCAGCGTGAAGCATATGCTGCACCTGAGTTGCGTATAAATCCTGACGTTAAAAATTTTGATGATTTTACGATTGATGACTTCGAGTTGGTCAATTATCAATACCATCCTGCAATTAAAATGGAGGTCGCCATTTGA
- a CDS encoding ABC transporter substrate-binding protein, producing MKLFFRMALFFILALVFIGCGQQGATSTAGSQGDASKRTEAVEPKEEGFRTVSTQKGEIKIPANPKRVVELANSTEELLIMGIKPVMSSALSNGKIPPYLEGKLDGVNVVNANSVKVEDILAMKPDLILLSARTEKLYEQASKIAPTIQLQGDFYTWRERFPELAAIFGKEKEMKEWMAQYEAKAKKIGDEIKAKTGSETFALYVSNQSHYRIYGKALIGDVLFTDLGLPMAEGTPTKTTVEQVSLESLYKYNPDHIFLGYYAGGGGNTQANLEIAKKKNADLQSSELFKKLKAYETGNVYSLEYATWSLGTYPLGKEQALEKIRDIILKK from the coding sequence ATGAAATTGTTCTTTAGAATGGCGTTGTTTTTTATTCTTGCTTTGGTTTTCATAGGGTGCGGCCAACAGGGGGCAACCTCGACCGCAGGAAGTCAGGGAGATGCAAGCAAACGGACGGAAGCGGTAGAACCAAAGGAAGAGGGATTCAGAACCGTATCGACCCAGAAAGGAGAAATTAAAATTCCAGCGAATCCGAAGCGAGTCGTAGAGCTTGCCAATTCAACGGAAGAGTTATTGATTATGGGTATTAAGCCGGTTATGTCTTCTGCTCTTAGCAACGGTAAAATTCCTCCATATCTCGAGGGTAAACTGGATGGCGTAAATGTGGTGAATGCTAATTCAGTAAAAGTTGAGGACATTCTGGCGATGAAGCCAGATTTAATTCTTCTTAGTGCACGAACAGAGAAGCTGTATGAACAGGCCTCAAAAATTGCTCCTACAATTCAGCTGCAAGGGGATTTTTATACATGGCGTGAACGTTTTCCAGAACTGGCTGCTATTTTCGGCAAAGAAAAAGAGATGAAGGAATGGATGGCGCAATACGAGGCAAAAGCGAAGAAGATCGGAGATGAAATCAAAGCCAAAACCGGAAGTGAGACATTTGCGCTTTATGTATCCAATCAATCTCATTACCGGATATATGGCAAAGCATTAATTGGAGATGTATTGTTTACCGATCTGGGATTGCCTATGGCAGAAGGAACACCGACAAAAACGACAGTGGAGCAAGTTTCTCTTGAAAGTCTTTATAAATATAATCCAGATCATATTTTCCTTGGATATTATGCTGGTGGTGGCGGAAATACGCAAGCCAATCTAGAAATCGCAAAGAAGAAAAATGCAGATTTGCAATCGAGCGAGCTTTTTAAAAAGTTAAAAGCTTATGAGACAGGCAATGTATATTCACTCGAATACGCTACATGGTCGCTTGGAACATACCCGCTTGGCAAGGAACAGGCACTTGAAAAAATCCGCGATATTATTTTGAAGAAGTAG
- a CDS encoding aromatic ring-hydroxylating oxygenase subunit alpha, with product MMANQVQVNDTSTMIKTIPYRLYTEPQVLKEEQEKIFARSWQFVGHSSQVQKQGDYFTCEVAGEPILVVRGKDDQVRAFYNVCPHRATKLEKKEEGNKKILQCGYHGWTFNLDGSLYKAPNFKNTDSFCEGEACLRSVRLEMEASMIFVNLDDDALPLAESYGDFFTSLKDVEFLGELKKVWEKKRVIKANWKAFIDNYLECDHCPIAHPSFVATLDMSQYSIVACENYSVQGTIVKPDKQYGSVELNKAEFQGGRFYWLWPNMMVTIYPGSGNMTVIQMVPIDHETTLGVYHVFFRDENLTQEEKDLLAFMEQVRDEDVELVELEQIGFRSRAFKEGRFSPTEHGVRQFHDMIREALDIKA from the coding sequence ATGATGGCAAACCAAGTACAAGTAAATGATACCTCTACTATGATAAAAACGATTCCGTATCGATTATATACGGAACCGCAGGTTTTAAAAGAAGAACAAGAAAAAATCTTTGCCCGCTCCTGGCAATTTGTAGGACATAGCAGTCAAGTCCAGAAGCAGGGAGATTACTTCACTTGTGAAGTAGCCGGGGAGCCGATTCTTGTCGTTCGGGGGAAGGACGATCAAGTTCGTGCATTCTATAATGTATGTCCGCATCGGGCAACTAAATTAGAAAAGAAAGAGGAAGGAAATAAAAAAATCCTGCAATGTGGTTATCATGGATGGACGTTCAATTTGGATGGATCTTTATATAAAGCACCCAATTTCAAGAATACGGATTCTTTCTGTGAAGGGGAGGCCTGCCTCCGTTCCGTACGGCTGGAGATGGAAGCTTCCATGATTTTTGTGAATTTGGATGATGACGCTTTACCATTGGCTGAGAGCTATGGCGACTTTTTTACATCTCTTAAGGATGTTGAATTTCTGGGTGAGTTGAAAAAAGTATGGGAAAAAAAACGTGTCATCAAAGCTAATTGGAAGGCGTTTATCGATAACTATCTGGAGTGCGATCATTGCCCGATTGCCCATCCATCGTTTGTTGCTACTTTGGATATGAGTCAATATTCCATTGTCGCATGTGAGAATTACTCCGTGCAAGGCACGATCGTCAAGCCGGATAAGCAATATGGAAGCGTGGAACTTAATAAAGCGGAGTTTCAGGGCGGACGTTTTTATTGGCTATGGCCAAACATGATGGTGACGATTTATCCGGGCTCCGGAAATATGACTGTCATTCAGATGGTGCCGATTGATCATGAGACTACGTTAGGAGTGTATCATGTTTTCTTCCGCGATGAGAATCTTACACAGGAAGAGAAGGATTTGTTGGCGTTTATGGAACAGGTTCGGGATGAGGATGTAGAGCTGGTAGAACTAGAGCAAATCGGTTTCCGCTCCCGTGCTTTTAAGGAAGGAAGATTTTCTCCAACTGAGCATGGAGTGCGCCAATTCCACGATATGATTCGGGAAGCGTTGGATATAAAAGCTTAA
- a CDS encoding tartrate dehydrogenase: MSKILKIAVIPGDGIGPEVIDEGIKVLKKMAEGSDFCFEFTHFPWGCEYYAKNGKMMADDGIEQLKAFDAIYLGAVGYPGVPDHISLWDLLLKIRKEFDQYVNIRPITLLQGAPCPLQEAKRDNINMLFIRENSEGEYAGAGDWLFKGKPEEVVLQTGVFSRKGTERIIRYAFETARRLNKSLTSISKGNALNYSMVFWDQVFEEVSLDYPDVQTHSYLVDAASMFMIMQPERFEVVVTSNLFGDILTDLGAALAGGLGLAAGANINPERTYPSMFEPIHGSAPDIAGKGLANPLAAMWSASQMLDFFGYEQRGRMVLDAIERLLTEKETLTPDMGGTASTSEVGDRVVQLLADMLNQASIPDNR, encoded by the coding sequence ATGAGCAAGATATTAAAAATTGCCGTCATCCCTGGTGACGGTATTGGCCCGGAAGTTATCGATGAGGGGATTAAAGTCCTTAAGAAGATGGCGGAAGGGAGTGACTTCTGCTTTGAATTTACGCATTTTCCATGGGGATGTGAGTATTACGCAAAAAACGGAAAAATGATGGCGGATGACGGTATTGAACAGCTAAAAGCGTTTGATGCAATTTATCTGGGAGCTGTAGGCTACCCGGGAGTGCCTGATCACATTTCGCTTTGGGATTTGCTGCTAAAAATACGAAAGGAATTTGATCAATACGTCAATATTCGTCCTATTACTTTGCTACAGGGAGCCCCTTGCCCTTTGCAGGAGGCCAAAAGGGACAATATCAACATGCTGTTTATCCGGGAGAATAGCGAAGGAGAGTACGCTGGTGCCGGTGATTGGCTGTTCAAAGGAAAGCCGGAAGAAGTGGTCCTGCAGACTGGTGTCTTCTCACGTAAGGGAACGGAGCGAATTATCCGTTACGCCTTTGAAACTGCCAGGAGGTTGAATAAATCACTGACCAGCATCAGCAAAGGAAATGCGCTAAACTACTCGATGGTATTCTGGGATCAGGTTTTTGAAGAGGTGAGCCTGGATTACCCGGATGTGCAAACTCATTCGTATTTGGTAGATGCGGCTAGTATGTTTATGATTATGCAACCAGAACGATTTGAAGTCGTCGTAACTTCCAATTTATTTGGAGATATTCTGACTGATTTAGGTGCCGCTCTTGCGGGCGGACTGGGCCTGGCCGCAGGAGCCAACATTAATCCGGAAAGAACCTATCCTTCCATGTTTGAACCGATTCACGGCTCCGCCCCGGATATCGCGGGAAAAGGACTAGCGAATCCTCTTGCGGCTATGTGGTCAGCCAGTCAGATGCTTGACTTTTTCGGATATGAACAACGGGGACGTATGGTGTTGGATGCGATTGAACGACTGTTGACAGAGAAGGAAACACTAACTCCAGATATGGGGGGCACCGCTTCTACTTCAGAAGTTGGAGACCGCGTAGTTCAGCTTTTAGCTGACATGTTGAATCAGGCGAGTATTCCAGATAACCGGTAA
- a CDS encoding aldehyde dehydrogenase family protein, translating into MKKHLFINGEWVEAKQYSPLYSPYSEEVIAEVPVATEEETEQAIASAYQAREVMAKMPAHQRASILNELARLLAEREEEVARIIALEAAKPIAMARAEVARSVETYKFAAEEAKRIHGETIPLDAAPGGEGRVAYTVREPLGVIGAITPFNFPLNLVAHKVGPAIASGNTVVLKPATQTPLSAFFIAELLQEAGLPAGALNVVTGSGRVVGEKIVNDERVSVITFTGSPAVGIGIRNKAGLKRTTLELGSNAAVIIDKGVNIDKIISRCVSGAFSNQGQVCISLQRVYAHDTIYDEFVEKFVAETEKLNIGDPLQPDTFVSALISPQDVKRALQWIEEAGQAGAKIATGGKAEGNVLYPTVVLEGDASLKVSCQEVFAPLVVINRIASVQEGIDSVNDSRYGLQAGIYTDNVHTALDAAEKLHVGGVMINDIPTFRVDHMPYGGVKESGTGREGIKYAIEEMTELKLVIWNRN; encoded by the coding sequence ATGAAAAAGCATTTATTTATTAATGGAGAATGGGTAGAGGCAAAACAATACAGCCCGCTATATTCCCCTTATTCTGAAGAAGTGATTGCCGAGGTTCCAGTAGCTACAGAAGAAGAAACGGAACAGGCAATTGCTTCGGCATACCAGGCCAGAGAGGTTATGGCGAAGATGCCTGCTCACCAGCGTGCGTCCATTCTGAACGAGTTGGCCCGTCTGCTTGCGGAGCGGGAGGAGGAAGTTGCTCGCATCATCGCATTGGAAGCGGCAAAACCGATTGCAATGGCCCGCGCAGAAGTTGCTCGGTCTGTTGAAACGTATAAATTCGCGGCCGAAGAAGCCAAACGGATTCACGGAGAGACGATACCGCTCGATGCAGCACCCGGCGGAGAAGGCAGGGTGGCCTATACTGTTCGTGAACCGTTGGGGGTAATCGGAGCCATCACACCGTTCAATTTCCCGTTGAATCTTGTAGCCCATAAGGTAGGGCCGGCCATTGCTTCGGGAAATACAGTTGTCCTAAAACCGGCCACACAGACTCCACTGTCAGCCTTTTTCATTGCCGAATTGCTGCAGGAAGCTGGATTGCCCGCCGGAGCCCTGAACGTAGTTACGGGCTCCGGCAGGGTAGTCGGAGAGAAGATTGTAAACGATGAACGAGTGAGCGTCATTACATTTACCGGAAGCCCTGCTGTTGGTATCGGTATCCGTAATAAAGCAGGACTAAAGCGAACAACGCTAGAGCTGGGTTCGAATGCGGCGGTGATTATCGATAAAGGGGTAAATATCGACAAAATCATTTCGCGTTGTGTATCGGGAGCTTTTTCTAACCAGGGCCAAGTCTGCATTTCTTTGCAGCGGGTATATGCTCATGATACGATTTATGATGAGTTTGTAGAAAAATTCGTAGCGGAAACCGAAAAACTGAACATTGGGGATCCGCTTCAGCCGGATACGTTTGTTTCTGCGTTGATCTCACCTCAAGATGTGAAAAGGGCATTGCAGTGGATTGAAGAAGCTGGACAGGCCGGAGCGAAAATCGCTACAGGCGGAAAAGCAGAAGGAAATGTGCTTTATCCAACGGTTGTTTTAGAAGGCGATGCAAGCTTGAAAGTATCATGCCAGGAAGTGTTTGCTCCGCTTGTCGTAATCAACCGGATCGCTTCCGTTCAAGAGGGGATTGATTCGGTGAATGATTCTCGGTATGGTCTGCAGGCAGGAATCTATACCGATAACGTGCATACCGCTCTGGATGCAGCTGAAAAGTTGCATGTCGGTGGAGTAATGATTAACGATATTCCGACCTTCCGAGTGGATCATATGCCTTATGGGGGCGTGAAGGAAAGCGGAACCGGACGTGAAGGAATTAAATATGCGATAGAAGAAATGACAGAGCTGAAGCTAGTTATCTGGAATCGAAACTAG
- a CDS encoding copper amine oxidase N-terminal domain-containing protein, with product MRKMIGMCVTSCLLLGSMGAVATQAEKPAAHPIVSMPQDSFNGMNYILVVNGKPLQDRSVYSSENELMIPLRSLTEALEYKVTWNQEKKSVELQRAAQWFSLTIGEDRYNVARMLVQLGKAPELKDGRTYVPLSFAEKVLKMKTTVDETGVITISASEDAVQNMLQTNGVITEVRDLESDGKALHVMGKATTTSGHGSIALNIDDKTEIIDGVTSKPLTAKDIKEDMKVQAFYSPKLTKSIPPQGHAERIVVFQQLGKVTGTVTEIREGKGNTLVHVDGATDNKVENDVVLGFNEETNVLSVDGKAVDKEQVKKEDKVIAYYGPVMTMSLPPMSNANTVILETK from the coding sequence ATGAGAAAAATGATTGGAATGTGCGTAACAAGCTGCTTGCTTCTGGGAAGTATGGGAGCGGTAGCTACCCAGGCAGAAAAACCTGCGGCACACCCTATTGTGAGCATGCCGCAGGATTCGTTTAACGGAATGAATTACATACTTGTGGTAAACGGTAAGCCACTACAAGATCGGTCTGTTTATAGCTCAGAAAATGAGCTTATGATACCGCTTCGTTCTCTAACGGAAGCACTTGAATACAAAGTAACATGGAATCAAGAAAAGAAATCGGTAGAATTGCAGCGTGCAGCTCAATGGTTCTCCCTTACAATCGGAGAAGACCGCTATAATGTAGCCCGTATGCTGGTACAGCTCGGAAAAGCGCCAGAATTGAAAGATGGAAGAACGTATGTCCCGCTAAGCTTTGCGGAAAAAGTTCTAAAGATGAAGACAACCGTAGACGAAACAGGTGTCATCACGATTTCCGCATCTGAAGATGCCGTGCAGAATATGCTGCAAACGAATGGAGTTATTACGGAAGTAAGAGACCTTGAGTCAGACGGTAAAGCACTGCATGTTATGGGAAAAGCAACTACTACCAGCGGGCATGGCTCGATCGCTTTGAACATCGATGACAAAACGGAAATTATCGACGGTGTTACCTCAAAACCGCTTACAGCAAAAGATATAAAAGAGGATATGAAAGTGCAAGCTTTCTACAGTCCAAAACTGACGAAAAGCATTCCGCCACAGGGACATGCCGAACGTATTGTTGTATTTCAACAGTTAGGTAAAGTAACTGGAACGGTTACAGAAATCCGTGAAGGCAAAGGTAATACGCTCGTACATGTGGATGGAGCCACCGACAACAAAGTAGAAAATGATGTCGTATTAGGATTCAATGAAGAAACGAATGTGCTGTCAGTAGACGGTAAAGCAGTAGACAAGGAACAAGTAAAAAAAGAGGACAAAGTAATCGCCTATTACGGACCTGTTATGACGATGAGCTTGCCGCCTATGAGCAACGCCAACACGGTTATTCTTGAGACGAAATAA
- a CDS encoding FecCD family ABC transporter permease: protein MVTDQVLTPHIPRTIKYSRIVLAAALLIIGVALLLVGFGISISYGAADVGVMDVWNSLFYFDANQAPHLLIYELRMPRAICGILVGACLAVSGAIMQGITRNPLATPSIMGLTQGSGLAIAVAMIFLPAVSHYEMVIYSFIGAGLSVAIVYAISVMSPGGMSPVKLVLAGTVVSALLGALSSGLAIYFQVAQDLSFFSAGGLTMIRWPVLDMLIPISLLCLALSIVISRYITVLSFGEEVATGLGQRPVLIKTMSTILVLMMTGAAVSAAGAVGFVGLVIPHIIRSLVGVDYRLIIPCSAVFGGVLVTYADIFSRWINEPYETPIGAITAAIGVPFFLYLARKEGRGL from the coding sequence ATGGTAACAGACCAGGTACTGACCCCCCATATACCGAGAACAATAAAGTACTCTCGTATTGTGCTTGCGGCTGCACTCCTAATCATAGGAGTTGCATTGTTACTTGTTGGTTTTGGGATCTCTATCTCCTATGGCGCGGCTGATGTCGGTGTAATGGATGTATGGAATTCACTCTTTTATTTTGACGCCAATCAAGCTCCTCATCTGCTTATATATGAATTACGAATGCCGCGGGCGATTTGCGGCATATTGGTGGGCGCCTGCCTTGCTGTTTCCGGTGCAATAATGCAAGGCATTACCCGTAACCCACTTGCAACACCATCCATTATGGGGCTGACACAAGGATCGGGTTTGGCGATTGCAGTAGCGATGATTTTTTTGCCGGCTGTCAGTCATTATGAAATGGTTATCTATTCGTTTATCGGTGCTGGATTAAGCGTCGCTATCGTCTACGCTATTAGTGTCATGTCGCCAGGAGGAATGTCCCCTGTTAAGCTTGTGCTTGCCGGCACCGTTGTAAGTGCTTTATTAGGTGCACTCTCATCTGGCCTTGCGATCTATTTTCAGGTCGCACAGGACTTGAGTTTTTTCTCTGCCGGTGGATTGACAATGATCCGGTGGCCGGTTTTGGACATGCTTATTCCTATAAGCCTGCTTTGCCTTGCTCTTTCAATTGTAATTTCACGTTACATCACGGTTCTTAGCTTTGGCGAAGAGGTAGCTACCGGGCTAGGTCAGAGACCAGTATTGATCAAAACAATGAGTACTATTCTTGTGCTTATGATGACAGGAGCCGCAGTTTCGGCAGCAGGGGCAGTCGGTTTTGTCGGGCTTGTGATTCCTCATATTATTCGTTCGCTAGTAGGAGTAGACTATCGTTTGATTATTCCATGCTCCGCAGTCTTTGGAGGCGTGCTTGTTACGTATGCGGATATTTTCTCAAGATGGATTAACGAACCGTATGAGACACCTATTGGAGCCATCACCGCGGCGATTGGCGTACCATTCTTCCTTTACCTCGCACGCAAGGAAGGGAGAGGGCTATGA
- a CDS encoding stalk domain-containing protein — translation MNRMVKKGTVALLAVSLLITPGTVTYAQSNGPEELVRVWEGAYGLSVSVDKVHTLLAGKMDANFVTTVDIEELVAGTFLPGRKITFSLPKGIKSESKINVSHNSDLKIETTTGKITITVPTNRQEQKYRLKATMSLTARVDKKGEMKATIKGNGITAHDILIAKVEPTSRIESAAKPESVSLLLGKQRQAAPDLLFTEEVKGAFRKEGNADISFYLPHEGIYFSEPPTVDVVQGDLEIDPHSVQVLDNRTGEHEKIITFKIKKESTKPSVIRVSNMKITTNRMIADGTYNLTVRGDALSHTSLLDDSKSKQFPYVTQFPYVSVNYQDKSETKRNEILLTPGSLNYYEGKTEKKMSSPSYIKQNRIYVPVDFFIDTLGLHESHVLWSDSDRVLTLLKNSTIIQLDTDKNIARLNQVDIPLSAEIEKKDGKIMVPLTDMASLVGMKTKWDAATGSIVLNPS, via the coding sequence ATGAATCGCATGGTGAAAAAAGGAACAGTAGCTTTGCTGGCGGTATCGCTTCTGATTACACCAGGCACCGTTACGTATGCCCAATCGAACGGTCCTGAGGAATTGGTACGTGTCTGGGAGGGAGCATACGGGTTGTCCGTATCGGTCGATAAGGTCCATACGTTGCTGGCGGGAAAAATGGACGCAAACTTTGTGACTACCGTAGACATTGAAGAGCTTGTGGCCGGAACGTTTTTGCCTGGAAGAAAAATTACTTTCTCGTTGCCAAAGGGGATAAAATCAGAAAGTAAAATTAATGTTTCCCATAATAGTGATTTGAAAATCGAAACGACAACAGGCAAAATCACTATTACTGTACCTACTAATCGTCAAGAACAAAAATATCGTTTGAAAGCGACGATGAGTTTAACGGCAAGAGTGGACAAGAAAGGGGAGATGAAAGCGACGATTAAAGGAAATGGGATTACCGCACATGATATTTTAATCGCCAAAGTCGAGCCGACAAGCCGTATCGAATCGGCGGCAAAGCCGGAATCCGTATCTTTGTTGCTTGGTAAACAGCGGCAAGCAGCTCCTGATCTTTTGTTTACTGAAGAGGTAAAAGGCGCTTTTCGAAAGGAAGGAAATGCGGATATTTCATTTTATCTTCCGCACGAAGGAATATACTTCAGCGAACCACCTACGGTCGATGTAGTACAAGGTGATCTTGAAATTGACCCGCATTCGGTTCAAGTATTGGATAATCGAACCGGTGAACATGAGAAGATCATAACGTTCAAAATAAAAAAAGAGAGCACAAAACCTTCTGTCATTCGAGTATCCAATATGAAAATTACTACGAATCGTATGATAGCGGACGGAACATACAATCTTACTGTCCGAGGAGATGCTCTATCTCATACATCGCTCCTGGATGACTCGAAGAGTAAACAGTTCCCGTACGTAACTCAATTCCCGTACGTTTCCGTTAACTATCAGGACAAAAGTGAAACGAAAAGAAACGAGATTTTATTGACGCCAGGAAGCTTGAATTATTATGAAGGAAAAACAGAGAAAAAAATGTCCTCCCCCTCATACATAAAACAGAACCGCATATACGTCCCGGTAGATTTCTTTATTGATACATTAGGGCTGCATGAAAGCCATGTTCTATGGAGTGACTCCGATCGGGTGCTTACACTTTTGAAAAATTCGACCATTATACAGTTGGACACGGACAAAAATATTGCAAGACTAAATCAAGTAGATATCCCGCTTTCTGCCGAAATAGAGAAAAAAGACGGAAAAATTATGGTTCCACTGACGGATATGGCATCTCTAGTAGGAATGAAAACGAAGTGGGATGCTGCTACAGGAAGCATAGTACTTAACCCTTCTTAA
- a CDS encoding ABC transporter ATP-binding protein → MGHLYTESLSLAYVDQLIVEELNLKIPEGKITALVGANGSGKSTILKAMARILQPKDGTVYLDGKAIHKQSTKKVAQQLAILPQNPEAPSGLTVTELVSYGRFPHQKGFNTVKEEDRRMINWAITVTGMSDFAERAVDNLSGGQRQRAWIAMALAQGTGILLLDEPTTFLDMAHQLEVLKLLKKLNEEEARTIIMVVHDLNHASRFADYVVAIKKGKVIEEGAPDEVMTHEVLAKVFGIEADIISDPRTGVPICVPYELAR, encoded by the coding sequence ATGGGTCATTTATATACGGAAAGTTTGTCGCTGGCTTATGTAGATCAGTTGATCGTTGAGGAGTTAAATCTGAAGATTCCAGAAGGGAAGATCACGGCTCTTGTTGGTGCAAACGGTTCGGGAAAATCTACGATTTTGAAGGCTATGGCCCGCATTCTTCAGCCGAAAGACGGAACGGTTTATTTGGATGGAAAGGCTATCCATAAACAATCGACGAAAAAAGTAGCACAGCAGCTCGCTATTCTTCCTCAAAATCCGGAGGCTCCGTCCGGATTAACAGTGACAGAATTGGTCTCATACGGACGCTTTCCGCATCAAAAAGGGTTTAACACAGTAAAAGAAGAGGATCGCAGAATGATTAACTGGGCGATAACGGTAACTGGTATGAGTGATTTTGCCGAGCGCGCAGTAGACAATCTCTCTGGAGGTCAGCGACAGCGTGCTTGGATTGCAATGGCACTGGCTCAGGGAACAGGTATTCTTCTGCTGGATGAGCCGACCACGTTCCTGGATATGGCTCATCAATTGGAAGTGCTGAAATTGCTCAAGAAGTTGAACGAGGAGGAGGCTCGCACCATTATTATGGTCGTGCATGATCTCAACCACGCGTCGCGTTTTGCCGATTATGTGGTAGCGATTAAGAAAGGGAAAGTAATAGAAGAGGGAGCGCCGGATGAAGTAATGACCCATGAGGTGTTGGCTAAAGTATTCGGGATCGAGGCAGATATTATTTCTGATCCTCGAACTGGGGTTCCAATTTGCGTTCCGTACGAATTGGCTAGATAA